The following are encoded together in the Apodemus sylvaticus chromosome 11, mApoSyl1.1, whole genome shotgun sequence genome:
- the LOC127696323 gene encoding PRAME family member 10-like: protein MGVQTPSTLLKLARKALLRDEALAISAIEELPRELFPELFKEAFAGRHTKLIKSMVGAWPFPYLPVGALMTTPNMETFQAVLDGVDMRLKRTFHPRRPKLQILDLRNVHHAFWHIWDGEEECEYSTETVDKKEVVNIYRPVLREDPLHHLLPNVTVRLGFFFLLSEALSAQTSGHERHNIIELGYYASPSSSRKCGRHFAVTGLKGLLGSSSAPGITRSHGRNKWRPTWGSRCLMLLLETLSIAHYHFSHLGFHSFSFRLNLFLLTHLDMRVLILYALDLTPLRGLLEKVADSLETLDLKGCRMKDSQLNALLLALRQCSHLFNVNFYNNHFSMPILKKLLLHQASCSSMNVEQYPAP, encoded by the exons ATGGGTGTTCAGACCCCATCCACCCTCCTGAAGCTGGCAAGGAAGGCTCTACTGAGAGATGAGGCTTTGGCCATTTCTGCTATAGAGGAGCTGCCTAGGGAACTCTTCCCAGAATTGTTCAAAGAGGCCTTTGCTGGCAGGCACACCAAGCTCATTAAGTCAATGGTGGGAGCCTGGCCATTCCCCTATCTCCCTGTGGGGGCATTGATGACAACCCCCAACATGGAAACCTTCCAGGCTGTGCTAGATGGAGTAGACATGCGACTGaaaagaacatttcaccccaG GAGGCCAAAACTTCAGATTCTTGACCTGAGGAATGTGCACCATGCTTTCTGGCACATATGGGATGGTGAAGAGGAGTGTGAGTACTCTACAGAGACAGTGGATAAGAAGGAAGTAGTGAACATCTACAGACCTGTTCTGAGGGAGG ACCCTCTCCATCACTTACTACCAAATGTCACAGTCAGACTTGGATTCTTTTTCCTCCTGTCAGAGGCTCTGTCAGCTCAAACATCTGGACATGAGAGGCATAATATTATTGAACTTGGATATTACGCCTCTCCGAGTTCTTCTAGAAAATGTGGCAGACACTTTGCAGTCACTGGACTTAAAGGGTT GCTTGGCTCCTCCTCAGCTCCCGGAATAACTAGGTCCCATGGCCGGAATaagtggcgcccaacgtggggctcAAG GTGTCTAATGTTGCTCTTGGAGACCCTCTCCATTGCTCACTACCATTTTTCGCATTTAGgtttccattccttctccttCAGGCTGAACCTCTTTCTCCTAACACATCTGGACATGAGAGTTTTGATCTTATATGCTTTGGATCTTACTCCTCTCAGAGGTCTTCTAGAGAAAGTGGCAGACAGTCTTGAGACTCTGGATTTGAAGGGATGTAGGATGAAGGACTCTCAGCTCAATGCCCTCCTACTTGCACTTAGACAATGCTCTCATCTCTTCAATGTCAACTTCTACAACAATCACTTCTCAATGCCTATCCTGAAGAAACTTTTGCTGCACCAAGCCAGTTGTAGCAGCATGAATGTGGAACAATATCCTGCCCCCTAG